Genomic DNA from Helicobacter pylori NQ4053:
ATCAAATAATCCACCCAAAAAAGCGTGTGCGGTAAAAAACCAATCGCATTGAGCGCGCAAGAAATGAGCAATAACCACAAATGAAAGGGGATTTTAAACGCACTTTCTTCTTTTTTAACGGATCTTTTCCTTAAAGAACGGGTTTTTAACCCCACTAAGGAAAGGATAAAGGCTATCAAACAACTACCCCCTAAAAAAATCCATGCCCATTTGATATTATAAGAGCTGATCCAAGGCAGAACAAACCCGCTAAAGACAGATCCAATGCCTACAGCGCTAAAAATAAGCCCTCCCACTAAGGCTTTTTTATGTTCTTTGACATAGGGCAAAGAGAGAGGAGCGACTAAAATCATTAACGCGCTACTAGCCACACCGGCGATAAAACGCCAGATCCAAAGCCAAAAGAAAGGGATACTATCAAAATAACAGACTAAAAAACTCAAAGCGATCAAGAAAAAACTGATTTTAGCGATGCTTTCTAATGACATTAACGGGCTTAAAAATTGGATTAAAAAACTCCCAAAAACATAGCCCATCAACACCGCAATACCCAGTTGGAAGCTTTGGTGTGGGGTTAAACTCCCTGATAAAATGAGTAGGGGGATTAAAACCACATAGCCAAAACGAGCCAAGCCGTTAGACACAAAAACCCCTAAAAAGCAAACAAACACGCGCATTTTAATCCTTAACAAACGACAAATTATAAAAAAACAAGATCTTATATTATATTGAAACTTGTTAATTGATAGTGCATAATGGGATCGAGATGGGAATAAATTTTTAAGGAGCGTCCTTTTTATCAATACCCGTATTATTAAAGAGACCCCACGATTGAATGAAAAAGAGTTGGTTATTAGCGTTATAGAGCTTGTTTCAAAAGCACTTCATAAAAATAAGGCTTCTACTAGAATAAGGCTTCTTTGCGGTGGTTTTCATTGCTGAAACAGAGATTAATAACTATGGGCTAGGCTTGAGAAGGGCATCACTGAGAAAAAGTAGAGTTGAACGCTTAAGTTATTTTTTATAGCGGTTTAGAGTTAGCATGCGATTGTTGCGTTCTTTTTAAGCGTTATGGGTAGTTTATAAAACAGCTCGTTATGACTGCCTAACCTTTTAAAGCGTGATCTTTAAATGGTGGGGGTAGCGGTTCTTTTTTTCTTAAGGTTAGAATGACTTTGTTCAAAACGCTATCATCAAACCCATTCAAAAGTAATTTATCAAAATCTTTTTGAAAAGATTTTTTAAGATTAAGCTTCAACACCTAAAGCCCTTTTTCTTTCATCGCTGTAACTAGAAAAATCCTCAACAATCAAATCTGTCTCTTTGTTATATACATCTCTCATGGCTTGTTGCGTTTGAATGTTTGGGATCTTGCGCCCCAAACAACAATCTCTTTTATCATCAAAAGCTTGGCTGATTTTTTGCAAGAGTTCATTTAATGCGTCTATTTTATCCTTAAAGTTTTGATCCCTTTTTTCCAATTCTTTAGCCATTTTTCTTTAAAAGAAACTCTATCATTTTGCATCTTTTTGATTTTTGCTCTAATTGATGGATTAAATTAAAAAGCTGTTTTTCGCTGTATTGGGTGTAATCTTTGTTGGTGGTGTTTGGCATATTTATTCCTTTTAAAATATAAGATCAGTTCATTATAGCACAAGCGATAGAGTGGGATAAACTAGAAATCAAAACTTAAAGATTGAAAAGCGGATTGGGAAGTTAATGAAAAAATTAAAGATCAA
This window encodes:
- a CDS encoding YbfB/YjiJ family MFS transporter, with amino-acid sequence MRVFVCFLGVFVSNGLARFGYVVLIPLLILSGSLTPHQSFQLGIAVLMGYVFGSFLIQFLSPLMSLESIAKISFFLIALSFLVCYFDSIPFFWLWIWRFIAGVASSALMILVAPLSLPYVKEHKKALVGGLIFSAVGIGSVFSGFVLPWISSYNIKWAWIFLGGSCLIAFILSLVGLKTRSLRKRSVKKEESAFKIPFHLWLLLISCALNAIGFLPHTLFWVDYLIRHLNISPTIAGTSWAFFGFGATLGSLISGPMAQKLGAKNANIFILILKSIACFLPIFFHQISLLNLSIFIMGAATTANINLFSMMALKIAGAKHFAKASSWVVFSFGIFQALFSYLFTIFLGDLGYVLIFVICGVCLVLSFIVLFPIKMQTATNK